The following coding sequences are from one Clarias gariepinus isolate MV-2021 ecotype Netherlands chromosome 19, CGAR_prim_01v2, whole genome shotgun sequence window:
- the asl gene encoding argininosuccinate lyase isoform X1 produces the protein MAASEGSKLWGGRFVGSTDPIMEKFNASILYDQRMWDADIRGSKAYVKALHKANLVTQEETVQIQNGLDQVLGEWSSGKFQIKPGDEDIHTANERRLKELIGEAAGKLHTGRSRNDQVVTDMRLWLRDAIATLKGNTIQLITTMVERAAIEINILFPGYTHMQRAQPIRWSHWILSHAVALSRDVEQLGEIKKRVNVLPLGSGAIAGNPFNIDRELLQKELEFEGISINSMDATGQRDFVAEFLFWGSMCLMHLSKMAEDLILYSTKEFSFIKLSDAYSTGSSLMPQKKNADSLELIRSKAGRVFGRCAGFMMVLKGLPSTYNKDLQEDKEAMFDTYESLHAVLQVATGVMSTLEVNQKAMEAALSPDMLATDLAYYLVRKGMPFREAHSCSGKAVYQAESKGVPLNQLTVEDLRTASPLFDSDVSSVWDYTSSVEQYSAPGGTARSSVTAQIEQMRAWLKMHSV, from the exons ATGGCAGCGTCCGAG GGAAGCAAGTTATGGGGTGGTAGATTTGTAGGGAGCACCGATCCCATCATGGAGAAGTTCAACGCATCGATATTATATGATCAGCGGATGTGGGATGCAGACATAAGGGGCAGTAAAGCTTATGTGAAGGCTTTGCACAAAGCCAACCTTGTCACTCAGGAGGAAACGGTGCAAATTCAGAACGGCCTTGATCAG GTTTTGGGTGAATGGTCCAGTGGTAAGTTCCAGATCAAGCCAGGAGATGAAGATATCCACACAGCCAATGAGCGTAGGCTAAAG GAACTGATTGGAGAGGCAGCTGGAAAGCTTCATACTGGCAGGAGCAGGAATGATCAG GTTGTGACAGATATGAGGCTGTGGTTAAGGGATGCAATCGCCACTCTGAAGGGAAACACCATCCAGCTTATAACTACAATGGTGGAAAGGGCAGccat AGAAATTAACATCCTTTTTCCTGGATACACGCACATGCAAAGAGCGCAGCCAATCAGATGGAGCCACTGGATTCTCAG TCACGCAGTAGCACTGAGCAGAGATGTTGAGCAACTGGGGGAAATCAAGAAGAGGGTCAACGTTTTACCTTTGGGAAG TGGAGCCATCGCTGGGAACCCTTTCAACATCGATAGGGAACTTCTTCAGAAAG AGCTCGAGTTCGAAGGGATCAGCATCAACAGTATGGATGCAACCGGACAGAGAGATTTCGTTG CTGAGTTTCTCTTCTGGGGATCGATGTGTCTGATGCACCTCAGTAAGATGGCAGAGGATTTGATCCTGTACAGCACTAAAGAATTCTCCTTTATCAAGCTGTCAGATGCATACAG CACAGGGAGCAGTCTGATGCCACAGAAGAAGAACGCTGACAGTCTGGAACTGATCCGCAGCAAAGCAGGACGAGTGTTTGGCAGA TGTGCAGGTTTTATGATGGTCCTTAAAGGACTCCCCAGCACATACAACAAAGACCTACAG gaGGATAAAGAGGCCATGTTTGACACCTATGAATCCCTGCATGCTGTACTGCAGGTGGCTACAGGTGTCATGTCTACACTGGAG GTAAATCAGAAAGCCATGGAGGCAGCACTCAGTCCAGACATGCTAGCTACTGATTTGGCCTATTACCTCGTCAGGAAAGGA ATGCCTTTTAGGGAAGCTCATAGCTGCTCAGGAAAAGCTGTCTATCAGGCTGAGTCTAAAGGTGTCCCATTGAACCAGCTTACTGTGGAAGACCTACGTACTGCCAG TCCTCTGTTTGACAGTGATGTGTCCTCAGTGTGGGACTACACAAGCAGCGTGGAGCAGTACAGCGCCCCTGGTGGCACAGCACGGAGCAGCGTTACAGCACAGATCGAACAAATGAGAGCCTGGCTGAAGATGCACAGTGTGTAA
- the asl gene encoding argininosuccinate lyase isoform X2, with protein MAASEGSKLWGGRFVGSTDPIMEKFNASILYDQRMWDADIRGSKAYVKALHKANLVTQEETVQIQNGLDQVLGEWSSGKFQIKPGDEDIHTANERRLKELIGEAAGKLHTGRSRNDQVVTDMRLWLRDAIATLKGNTIQLITTMVERAAIEINILFPGYTHMQRAQPIRWSHWILSHAVALSRDVEQLGEIKKRVNVLPLGSGAIAGNPFNIDRELLQKELEFEGISINSMDATGQRDFVAEFLFWGSMCLMHLSKMAEDLILYSTKEFSFIKLSDAYSTGSSLMPQKKNADSLELIRSKAGRVFGRCAGFMMVLKGLPSTYNKDLQEDKEAMFDTYESLHAVLQVATGVMSTLEVNQKAMEAALSPDMLATDLAYYLVRKGMPFREAHSCSGKAVYQAESKGVPLNQLTVEDLRTASPLFDSDVSSVWDYTSSVEQYSAPGGTARSSVTAQIEQMRAWLKMHS; from the exons ATGGCAGCGTCCGAG GGAAGCAAGTTATGGGGTGGTAGATTTGTAGGGAGCACCGATCCCATCATGGAGAAGTTCAACGCATCGATATTATATGATCAGCGGATGTGGGATGCAGACATAAGGGGCAGTAAAGCTTATGTGAAGGCTTTGCACAAAGCCAACCTTGTCACTCAGGAGGAAACGGTGCAAATTCAGAACGGCCTTGATCAG GTTTTGGGTGAATGGTCCAGTGGTAAGTTCCAGATCAAGCCAGGAGATGAAGATATCCACACAGCCAATGAGCGTAGGCTAAAG GAACTGATTGGAGAGGCAGCTGGAAAGCTTCATACTGGCAGGAGCAGGAATGATCAG GTTGTGACAGATATGAGGCTGTGGTTAAGGGATGCAATCGCCACTCTGAAGGGAAACACCATCCAGCTTATAACTACAATGGTGGAAAGGGCAGccat AGAAATTAACATCCTTTTTCCTGGATACACGCACATGCAAAGAGCGCAGCCAATCAGATGGAGCCACTGGATTCTCAG TCACGCAGTAGCACTGAGCAGAGATGTTGAGCAACTGGGGGAAATCAAGAAGAGGGTCAACGTTTTACCTTTGGGAAG TGGAGCCATCGCTGGGAACCCTTTCAACATCGATAGGGAACTTCTTCAGAAAG AGCTCGAGTTCGAAGGGATCAGCATCAACAGTATGGATGCAACCGGACAGAGAGATTTCGTTG CTGAGTTTCTCTTCTGGGGATCGATGTGTCTGATGCACCTCAGTAAGATGGCAGAGGATTTGATCCTGTACAGCACTAAAGAATTCTCCTTTATCAAGCTGTCAGATGCATACAG CACAGGGAGCAGTCTGATGCCACAGAAGAAGAACGCTGACAGTCTGGAACTGATCCGCAGCAAAGCAGGACGAGTGTTTGGCAGA TGTGCAGGTTTTATGATGGTCCTTAAAGGACTCCCCAGCACATACAACAAAGACCTACAG gaGGATAAAGAGGCCATGTTTGACACCTATGAATCCCTGCATGCTGTACTGCAGGTGGCTACAGGTGTCATGTCTACACTGGAG GTAAATCAGAAAGCCATGGAGGCAGCACTCAGTCCAGACATGCTAGCTACTGATTTGGCCTATTACCTCGTCAGGAAAGGA ATGCCTTTTAGGGAAGCTCATAGCTGCTCAGGAAAAGCTGTCTATCAGGCTGAGTCTAAAGGTGTCCCATTGAACCAGCTTACTGTGGAAGACCTACGTACTGCCAG TCCTCTGTTTGACAGTGATGTGTCCTCAGTGTGGGACTACACAAGCAGCGTGGAGCAGTACAGCGCCCCTGGTGGCACAGCACGGAGCAGCGTTACAGCACAGATCGAACAAATGAGAGCCTGGCTGAAGATGCACA GTTAG
- the asl gene encoding argininosuccinate lyase isoform X3 gives MAASEGSKLWGGRFVGSTDPIMEKFNASILYDQRMWDADIRGSKAYVKALHKANLVTQEETVQIQNGLDQVLGEWSSGKFQIKPGDEDIHTANERRLKELIGEAAGKLHTGRSRNDQVVTDMRLWLRDAIATLKGNTIQLITTMVERAAIEINILFPGYTHMQRAQPIRWSHWILSHAVALSRDVEQLGEIKKRVNVLPLGSGAIAGNPFNIDRELLQKAEFLFWGSMCLMHLSKMAEDLILYSTKEFSFIKLSDAYSTGSSLMPQKKNADSLELIRSKAGRVFGRCAGFMMVLKGLPSTYNKDLQEDKEAMFDTYESLHAVLQVATGVMSTLEVNQKAMEAALSPDMLATDLAYYLVRKGMPFREAHSCSGKAVYQAESKGVPLNQLTVEDLRTASPLFDSDVSSVWDYTSSVEQYSAPGGTARSSVTAQIEQMRAWLKMHSV, from the exons ATGGCAGCGTCCGAG GGAAGCAAGTTATGGGGTGGTAGATTTGTAGGGAGCACCGATCCCATCATGGAGAAGTTCAACGCATCGATATTATATGATCAGCGGATGTGGGATGCAGACATAAGGGGCAGTAAAGCTTATGTGAAGGCTTTGCACAAAGCCAACCTTGTCACTCAGGAGGAAACGGTGCAAATTCAGAACGGCCTTGATCAG GTTTTGGGTGAATGGTCCAGTGGTAAGTTCCAGATCAAGCCAGGAGATGAAGATATCCACACAGCCAATGAGCGTAGGCTAAAG GAACTGATTGGAGAGGCAGCTGGAAAGCTTCATACTGGCAGGAGCAGGAATGATCAG GTTGTGACAGATATGAGGCTGTGGTTAAGGGATGCAATCGCCACTCTGAAGGGAAACACCATCCAGCTTATAACTACAATGGTGGAAAGGGCAGccat AGAAATTAACATCCTTTTTCCTGGATACACGCACATGCAAAGAGCGCAGCCAATCAGATGGAGCCACTGGATTCTCAG TCACGCAGTAGCACTGAGCAGAGATGTTGAGCAACTGGGGGAAATCAAGAAGAGGGTCAACGTTTTACCTTTGGGAAG TGGAGCCATCGCTGGGAACCCTTTCAACATCGATAGGGAACTTCTTCAGAAAG CTGAGTTTCTCTTCTGGGGATCGATGTGTCTGATGCACCTCAGTAAGATGGCAGAGGATTTGATCCTGTACAGCACTAAAGAATTCTCCTTTATCAAGCTGTCAGATGCATACAG CACAGGGAGCAGTCTGATGCCACAGAAGAAGAACGCTGACAGTCTGGAACTGATCCGCAGCAAAGCAGGACGAGTGTTTGGCAGA TGTGCAGGTTTTATGATGGTCCTTAAAGGACTCCCCAGCACATACAACAAAGACCTACAG gaGGATAAAGAGGCCATGTTTGACACCTATGAATCCCTGCATGCTGTACTGCAGGTGGCTACAGGTGTCATGTCTACACTGGAG GTAAATCAGAAAGCCATGGAGGCAGCACTCAGTCCAGACATGCTAGCTACTGATTTGGCCTATTACCTCGTCAGGAAAGGA ATGCCTTTTAGGGAAGCTCATAGCTGCTCAGGAAAAGCTGTCTATCAGGCTGAGTCTAAAGGTGTCCCATTGAACCAGCTTACTGTGGAAGACCTACGTACTGCCAG TCCTCTGTTTGACAGTGATGTGTCCTCAGTGTGGGACTACACAAGCAGCGTGGAGCAGTACAGCGCCCCTGGTGGCACAGCACGGAGCAGCGTTACAGCACAGATCGAACAAATGAGAGCCTGGCTGAAGATGCACAGTGTGTAA
- the ca4c gene encoding carbonic anhydrase IV c, whose translation MWSTLLVLYLLFAPQIHSVQWCYQNLYLLDEMCSEPSQWVKEFPVCGGQKQSPINIVTSKARHDPNLSSIIFEGYTEAINVTVQNFGNSGAVLVLPPSVRIRGGDLPATYKAIQLHFHWGVDHASGSEHTINGEQYAMELHIVHIKEQYNSLKEAKNDTVGIAVLGFFYEVSTKENQKFNQVIEAFGRIPYPGNISTIPEFRLTDILPSLEKLSSYYRYMGSLTTPGCDEAIIWTVFQETFPISQQQVDNINKQMWFDVGIPMTANFRPVQKINGRIVYKSRACCSTSSGSVILCLSLLYIVVLFESILM comes from the exons ATGTGGTCCACTCTCCTTGTGTTATATCTTCTGTTTGCTCCACAAATCCACTCTG tTCAGTGGTGCTACCAGAACCTGTACTTATTGGATGAGATGTGCAGTG AGCCCAGTCAGTGGGTTAAAGAGTTTCCAGTTTGTGGAGGCCAGAAGCAGTCACCCATCAACATTGTCACAAGCAAGGCGAGGCATGACCCCAATCTATCCTCGATAATCTTTGAAGGTTACACAGAAGCAATAAACGTCACTGTGCAGAACTTCGGAAACAGTGGGG CTGTGCTCGTGCTTCCTCCATCCGTGCGGATCCGAGGTGGGGACCTGCCTGCTACCTATAAAGCAATTCAGCTGCATTTCCACTGGGGAGTGGATCATGCGTCAGGCTCCGAACACACTATAAACGGAGAGCAATACGCCATGGAA CTCCACATAGTTCATATAAAAGAGCAATACAATTCCCTGAAGGAAGCCAAGAATGATACAGTAGGAATAGCAGTGCTTGGCTTCTTCTACGAG GTATCaacaaaagaaaaccaaaaatttAATCAAGTAATTGAGGCTTTTGGAAGAATTCCATACCCTG GAAACATCAGTACTATTCCAGAATTCCGGTTGACTGATATTTTGCCTTCATTGGAGAAACTTTCCAGTTACTACCGTTACATGGGATCCCTCACTACGCCAGGCTGTGACGAGGCCATAATATGGACCGTCTTTCAGGAGACATTTCCTATCAGCCAACAACAG GTGGACAACATAAACAAGCAGATGTGGTTTGACGTCGGAATACCCATGACTGCCAACTTCCGCCCAGTGCAGAAAATCAACGGCCGCATAGTGTACAAATCCAGGGCATGTTGTTCTACATCTTCAGGATCGGTCATCCTGTGTCTTTCTCTGCTCTATATAGTTGTGCTGTTTGAGAGTATATTAATGTAA